GGTATTGCTGGTGATAGTCCTCGGCGAAGTAGAACTCGCCCGCGTCGAGAATCTCGGTCGTGATGGCGCCGAAACCGCGCGCCGTCAGCGCCGCCTGATAGCGCTGGCGGGAAGCCTCGGCCGCCTGGCGCTGTGCCTCGGAATAGGTGTAGATGCCGGAGCGATACTGCGTGCCGGTGTCATTGCCCTGACGCATGCCCTGGGTCGGGTCGTGGGATTCCCAGAACACGCGCAGCAGCTCGTCGTAGCTGACCCGTTTCGGGTCGAACACGATCAGCACGACCTCGTTGTGGCCGGTCTGGCCGCTACAGACCTCGCGGTAGGTCGGGTTCGGCGTGAGTCCGGCCGCATAGCCCACGGCGGTGATCCACACGCCGTCGACTGACCAGAAGCGTTTTTCCGCGCCCCAGAAGCAGCCCATGCCGACCAGCATGCGGTCCAGACCCGCCGGGTAGGGTGGCTTCAGCGCCCGGCCGTTGACGAAGTGGGTGGTCGCGGTCGGGATCGGCTGGTCGCGGCCCGGAAGCGCGTCGGCGGCGCTGGGCAGGGTCAGGCGCTTGTGCATTCCAAACATGGCAGGCTCCCGTCACGCCGGTGAGAATTGCTGTCATTGTACGGCTGGCGTCAAATCCGGCTGCGCGGCCGGCCAGTCGAGGGGGCC
This genomic interval from Chromatiales bacterium contains the following:
- the msrA gene encoding peptide-methionine (S)-S-oxide reductase MsrA; translated protein: MFGMHKRLTLPSAADALPGRDQPIPTATTHFVNGRALKPPYPAGLDRMLVGMGCFWGAEKRFWSVDGVWITAVGYAAGLTPNPTYREVCSGQTGHNEVVLIVFDPKRVSYDELLRVFWESHDPTQGMRQGNDTGTQYRSGIYTYSEAQRQAAEASRQRYQAALTARGFGAITTEILDAGEFYFAEDYHQQYLAQNPNGYCGLGGTGVGCPGGLA